Proteins from one Pongo abelii isolate AG06213 chromosome 7, NHGRI_mPonAbe1-v2.0_pri, whole genome shotgun sequence genomic window:
- the LOC112134637 gene encoding small ribosomal subunit protein uS2-like — MSGALDVLQMKEEDVLKFLAAGTHLGGTNLYFQMEQYIYKRKSDGIYIINLKRTWEKLLLAARAIVAIENPADSSVISSRNTGQGDVLKFAAATGATPIASRFTPGTFANQIQATFREPGLLVVTDPRADHQPLTEASYVNLPTIALCNTDSPLHYVDITIPCNNKGAHSVGLMWWMLAQEVLRMRGTISREHPWEVMPDLYFYRDPEEIEKEEQAAAEKAVTKEEFQGEWTAPAPEFTATQPQVADWSEGVQVPSVPIQQFPTEDWSAQPATEDWSAAPTAQATEWVGATTDWS; from the coding sequence ATGTCCGGAGCCCTTGATGTCCTGCAAATGAAGGAGGAGGATGTCCTTAAGTTCCTTGCAGCAGGAACCCACTTAGGTGGCACCAATCTTTATTTCCAGATGGAACAGTacatctataaaaggaaaagtgaTGGCATCTATATCATAAATCTGAAGAGGACCTGGGAGAAGCTTCTGCTGGCAGCTCGTGCTATTGTTGCCATTGAAAACCCTGCTGATTCCAGTGTTATATCCTCCAGGAATACTGGCCAGGGGGATGTGCTGAAGTTTGCTGCTGCCACTGGAGCCACTCCAATTGCTTCCCGCTTCACTCCTGGAACCTTCGCTAACCAGATCCAGGCAACCTTCCGGGAGCCAGGGCTTCTTGTGGTTACTGACCCCAGGGCTGACCACCAGCCTCTCACGGAGGCATCTTATGTTAACCTACCTACCATTGCGCTGTGTAACACAGATTCTCCTCTGCACTATGTGGACATTACCATCCCATGCAACAACAAGGGAGCTCACTCAGTGGGTTTGATGTGGTGGATGCTGGCTCAGGAAGTTCTGCGCATGCGTGGCACCATTTCCCGTGAACACCCATGGGAGGTCATGCCTGATCTGTACTTCTACAGAGATCCTGAAGagattgaaaaagaagagcaggctGCTGCTGAAAAGGCAGTGACCAAGGAGGAATTTCAGGGTGAATGGACTGCTCCAGCTCCTGAGTTCACTGCTACTCAGCCTCAGGTTGCAGACTGGTCTGAAGGTGTACAGGTGCCCTCTGTGCCTATTCAGCAGTTCCCTACTGAAGACTGGAGCGCTCAGCctgccacggaagactggtctgcagctcccactgCTCAGGCCACTGAATGGGTAGGAGCAACCACTGACTGGTCTTAA